Proteins from a single region of Hermetia illucens chromosome 3, iHerIll2.2.curated.20191125, whole genome shotgun sequence:
- the LOC119651489 gene encoding 60S ribosome subunit biogenesis protein NIP7 homolog codes for MKRLSEERAKILFEKLAKFIGPNVKQLIDRPDGTYCFREHRDRVYYVSEKILKLAETFNPNQLVCVGTCFGKFTKSNKLKLHITALTYLAPYAQYKIWVKPSFEQQFLYGNHVPKSGLGRITENTPQYAGTVVYSMSDMPLGFGVAARSTADCKLADPLATVCFHQADIGEYIRSEDTLF; via the exons aTGAAACGACTCAGTGAGGAGCGGGCAAAAATCCTTTTTGAGAAACTCGCGAAATT CATTGGTCCCAACGTCAAGCAATTAATTGATCGCCCGGATGGAACCTATTGCTTTCGGGAGCATCGGGACCGTGTCTACTACGTGTCCGAAAAGATCCTCAAGCTTGCTGAGACTTTCAATCCAAACCAACTTGTTTGCGTGGGAACATGCTTTGGGAAATTCACGAAGAGCAACAAATTGAAGCTGCACATAACTGCCTTGACGTACTTAGCACCTTACGCCCAGTACAAAATCTGGGTAAAACCATCGTTCGAGCAACAATTCCTCTACGGAAACCACGTACCCAAGTCCGGGTTAGGGAGAATAACAGAAAACACTCCGCAGTACGCAGGAACCGTTGTGTATTCTATGAGCGACATGCCTTTAGGATTCGGTGTAGCCGCGAGGTCTACAGCAGATTGCAAACTGGCGGATCCCCTAGCCACAGTGTGTTTCCACCAAGCAGATATCGGGGAATATATAAGATCGGAGGACACCTTGTTTTAG